The stretch of DNA CTTGCGCATGGGCAAACAAGAGGGAGAATACAATTTGCTCACCACGGGCTTCACTTTGAATGGTTTCAGTCTGAGCAGCGTGCGCAGCGGTAATTTTCTTTTTCGCTTCAACGAGCTTTTGCTTTGCCGCCTCGAATTCACAAGTTGCCACACAGTCGAGTGCTTCTTTAATGATTAATCTCGCGTCACCGGCATTTAGGATGATTTTCATCGATACTTCATTGATATCATTTAAGTTGTTGTCGTTCAATGTCTAAACCTCCATATTTCATTTCTACTGTTCCTGTTCCTGTTTAAACTGCTGCATATCATATACTTTGAAAAATGGAAACCAAATCAACCATGATACTACCACCACTAGAGCTACTAAAATTAACCCTCTGAAATCGGAGTTAATGAGGATGGAAGAAATCCCTACAGGCATATACCATAGTTGGAAAAGTCTCTCAGGGATTGTAACCCAGTCCAGACGCAAAACAATGTAAGTGATTGCTGGGATCATCAGTCCATTCAACCACATCGGTATCATTAAAATCGGGTTAAAAGCAACTGGAGCACCGAAAATGACAGGTTCATTAATATTGAAAATTGATGGTACGAGGGTTACTTTACCAATTGCCTTTAATTGGCTGGACTTTGCCAAGAATAACATCATCAGGACCAATGGCAGTGTGGAACCCATACCTCCAATCCACACCCAAGCTGTTAGCGTTTCCATTGTATGGATATTTTGAGCTACACCATCGATATTCTCTTGGATACCCTCCAACCAAATCGGAAAAATAATTGGGTACAGAATCCAGGCACTGATTCCAAAAGAATAAAAGAAAATGCCAAGGAATGAGATGAATACAAATCCGGTAAAACTTTGGGCAATCACGGTAACCGGTTCAAAAGCCATTAAGATTAAATTATACAAATCAACATTCATTTGGAAGGTAAATAACCATCCTAACAGCAAAAGAATCGTGATTGGGATAATCGTGTCAAACCAAATAATAATAAAATCCGGAAGCGAACTTGAACCTTTAAAGAAAGAGAACTTAGAAAAAAGATACATGAATGCTCCAACCATAAGGCCAACAATCAAAGCAACAAACATGCCATTGCCGCCGAAACGCTCCAACGTGAAGGTGATACCGCCGTCGTCTGTAAACTTAGGCATAAGCAGCATTAGAAAAAGGGAAAGACCTGTTAATCCTGAGATTATTTTTCTATCATTCTTTTTCTTTTTTTCCATAATAAAGTAAGGAACTAATAGTGCAATAAATATACTTATAAGACCAAATGAAAAGGTAGTGATGGGTGAAAAATTAGGCATTTTTGAAAAATAATTATTCAAAATTGAAATCAATGTAATCAGCGATCCTACAAGAATCAGCGGCAAAA from Neobacillus sp. CF12 encodes:
- a CDS encoding PTS lactose/cellobiose transporter subunit IIA; translation: MNDNNLNDINEVSMKIILNAGDARLIIKEALDCVATCEFEAAKQKLVEAKKKITAAHAAQTETIQSEARGEQIVFSLLFAHAQDTLMTIMSEWNTANHIIRLFEVYDERLRKLEEK
- a CDS encoding PTS transporter subunit EIIC, coding for MNTFINWMNQNFTPKMNKITRNVWVSSIQEAFMAILPLILVGSLITLISILNNYFSKMPNFSPITTFSFGLISIFIALLVPYFIMEKKKKNDRKIISGLTGLSLFLMLLMPKFTDDGGITFTLERFGGNGMFVALIVGLMVGAFMYLFSKFSFFKGSSSLPDFIIIWFDTIIPITILLLLGWLFTFQMNVDLYNLILMAFEPVTVIAQSFTGFVFISFLGIFFYSFGISAWILYPIIFPIWLEGIQENIDGVAQNIHTMETLTAWVWIGGMGSTLPLVLMMLFLAKSSQLKAIGKVTLVPSIFNINEPVIFGAPVAFNPILMIPMWLNGLMIPAITYIVLRLDWVTIPERLFQLWYMPVGISSILINSDFRGLILVALVVVVSWLIWFPFFKVYDMQQFKQEQEQ